In Drosophila teissieri strain GT53w chromosome 2R, Prin_Dtei_1.1, whole genome shotgun sequence, the following proteins share a genomic window:
- the LOC122615324 gene encoding rho GTPase-activating protein 39-like, whose translation MCFCSINKSEINQLVYGYTVLTYLIHFLQQFAIPEVVSCTKMDSSNLAMVFAPYAVRRRIPK comes from the exons AT GTGCTTCTGCTCAATAAATAAATCCGAAATAAATCAGCTGGTATACGGTTATACG GTTCTAACGTATCTAATACATTTCCTGCAACAGTTTGCCATACCCGAAGTGGTCAGTTGCACCAAGATGGACTCCTCGAATCTGGCCATGGTGTTTGCGCCTTACGCTGTACGTCGGAGGATCCCAAAGTGA